A region from the Volucribacter amazonae genome encodes:
- a CDS encoding reverse transcriptase domain-containing protein encodes MSDEKKYSLHYINKSDGSMREISIPNASLKYLQKEIANVFYECVSEIKKQNLSYLSNNHAFERNKSISSNARIHRGKRYLLNLDLKDFFQSIHYGRIISFLQNDRYFSLSPNLSKIIAKLATYHGYLPQGSPLSPILASLIGNLLDVRLIAIAKKYRLNYTRYADDITFSSNRDFSSYLLVNSEGNISLNNEILDIISRCGFEVNHKKTRYTTFKTKQVVTGVIVNKILNTDKEYRKKNRAMVYSLLSTGNFYQDYQGILNKGNLNRLIGRINHAISIKYRETLINELRINCSNISNDELKKQVNLNLKDIFTEGSYKGIDNTIKDDGQIKLLRDVLFYKYFVDVSKITIIVKDKIEQQYWKVMQKDNINIVPINNEMAKLGLSKDNIDINRFFNYLYQDNCYIDFFKIKVKPKFPVIFIIDYNQDLDAFSNKIFNKFIDNYQYACIKENIYLLLLNSLSKDNYGNYTFYNNKYHSYIENFIKFKGTKLLVDQENRNKIFYSENRFLSRNTLGKYIKSGQFNNFSFDEFSKIYNNITRIVDDFRSKYY; translated from the coding sequence TTGTCTGATGAGAAAAAATATTCTTTACATTATATAAATAAATCAGATGGCTCAATGAGAGAAATTTCTATTCCTAATGCCTCATTGAAGTATTTACAAAAAGAAATTGCTAATGTATTTTATGAATGTGTTTCTGAGATTAAAAAGCAAAATTTATCTTATTTATCTAATAATCATGCCTTTGAGAGAAATAAATCTATTTCTTCTAATGCGAGAATTCATAGAGGAAAACGCTATTTATTGAATTTAGATCTTAAAGATTTTTTTCAATCTATTCATTATGGAAGAATAATTAGTTTTTTACAAAATGATCGTTATTTTTCGCTTTCTCCAAACTTATCTAAAATTATAGCAAAATTAGCAACCTACCATGGTTATTTACCACAAGGTTCACCATTATCTCCTATATTGGCTTCCTTAATTGGTAATTTGCTTGATGTTAGATTAATTGCTATTGCAAAAAAATATCGTTTAAATTATACAAGATACGCAGATGATATTACTTTTTCATCAAATAGAGATTTTTCATCATATTTATTAGTTAACTCAGAAGGTAATATTTCGCTAAATAATGAAATATTAGATATTATTTCTCGTTGTGGATTTGAGGTAAATCATAAAAAAACGCGTTATACTACTTTTAAAACCAAGCAAGTTGTAACAGGTGTTATTGTTAATAAAATATTAAATACAGATAAAGAATATAGAAAGAAAAATAGAGCAATGGTATATTCTTTGTTATCAACAGGTAATTTTTATCAAGATTATCAAGGTATTTTAAACAAAGGTAACCTGAATAGATTAATTGGTAGAATTAATCATGCTATTTCAATAAAATATCGAGAAACATTAATAAATGAATTGAGAATAAATTGCAGTAATATATCTAATGATGAGTTAAAGAAACAAGTTAATTTAAATTTAAAGGATATCTTTACAGAAGGAAGTTATAAGGGAATAGATAATACTATTAAGGATGATGGACAGATAAAATTATTAAGAGATGTTTTATTTTATAAATATTTTGTAGATGTATCTAAAATAACAATTATAGTAAAGGATAAAATAGAACAACAATATTGGAAAGTTATGCAAAAAGATAACATAAATATTGTACCTATAAATAATGAGATGGCTAAGTTAGGATTATCGAAAGATAATATAGATATTAATCGTTTTTTTAACTATCTTTATCAAGATAATTGTTACATTGATTTTTTTAAAATTAAAGTTAAACCAAAATTTCCAGTGATTTTTATTATTGATTATAATCAAGATCTAGATGCCTTTTCTAATAAAATTTTTAATAAATTTATTGATAACTATCAATATGCTTGTATTAAGGAAAATATTTATCTTTTATTACTAAATTCTCTATCCAAGGATAATTATGGTAATTATACCTTTTATAATAATAAATACCATTCCTATATAGAAAATTTTATAAAGTTTAAAGGAACTAAACTTTTAGTTGATCAAGAGAATAGGAATAAGATTTTTTATAGTGAAAATAGATTTTTATCAAGAAATACTCTTGGTAAATATATTAAATCTGGCCAATTTAATAATTTTAGTTTTGATGAATTTAGTAAGATATATAATAATATTACTAGAATAGTAGATGACTTTAGATCAAAATATTATTGA